Proteins encoded together in one Aminipila butyrica window:
- a CDS encoding zinc ribbon domain-containing protein gives MFCRKCGKTLLDGDRFCSYCGAQVIERQESVGPQVDETLHKETTAAERRTSRSSITDGIEEVVYNHHPEAEEAEQLERNTVELSRKTIAQSWQDISQHSGERPNSVHWNLEGFPLQSDGARKTEDIQVDWSKRQLLKFEPKQEDDVPMESETAVPPKSNLLMAEPPLVCKTDSLQAPMPEEPAQTEDKSHKPDIFDLFEQQRQEEAPKEKDPQDTLIFHRKGTSIKSQPPKQEESPREDCDNINLEKQLFPPKGELDHTPEEEQINKFYTFSQKNEEFQKLLDKEYERLKRIPEPAYRDVAQMAFNLEKLEQDWAAEPPIGLIRDTLGAMPALGGAAGLVGGLVDLTLPEGPEDTESPSQTITVVEPEASEKVSSVSTLEHQELPLAPAEKQDKSESQTDRDSPVQPVPKEEETTLSSEGVWPQQEGESAVETSPQLDELDLFSQEERTGSTEASAPSEDFQPLPWDSIESPLQEFIDEDKGKKLSPALILLAIIIALLAFEITVLGIKYFAPETKAATFINDRLGLAVNWVDKLGDDQKQGEKKKTDQQETADKEVAAQTAKPSPVDTTPNQDKNALVEEALNDSGNINIQYVMADATLAYDKNRDYGNENINNSQPIENNIWYEKEDGSPVYYDKEIVKTLIQFDSAWINYVNQKDEAVFDFLKEGSSAYKDAKNSSLVGKVTETFDTLRIGEIRQGASGFYLWAYEEITITKAGKPKTRKYNYIYYLEPIEKQMKVVRSTSL, from the coding sequence ATGTTTTGTAGAAAATGCGGAAAAACCTTGCTGGACGGAGACCGGTTTTGCAGCTATTGCGGTGCGCAGGTCATAGAACGACAAGAATCGGTCGGCCCACAGGTCGACGAAACGCTACATAAAGAAACGACTGCGGCTGAACGACGGACGAGCAGGAGCAGCATTACCGATGGGATAGAAGAGGTGGTATATAACCATCATCCGGAGGCGGAGGAGGCAGAACAGCTGGAACGCAATACAGTGGAGCTGTCGAGAAAAACCATCGCCCAGAGTTGGCAGGATATCAGCCAGCACAGCGGGGAACGACCTAATTCTGTCCACTGGAATCTGGAAGGGTTCCCTTTGCAGAGTGATGGGGCGCGGAAGACAGAGGATATCCAAGTAGATTGGAGTAAACGTCAGCTGTTGAAATTTGAACCGAAACAAGAGGACGATGTCCCGATGGAGTCGGAGACAGCCGTTCCACCTAAAAGCAATTTGCTGATGGCGGAGCCTCCACTTGTTTGCAAGACAGATTCCTTACAAGCCCCTATGCCGGAAGAACCAGCTCAGACAGAGGACAAATCCCATAAACCGGATATCTTTGATTTATTTGAGCAGCAGCGGCAGGAGGAAGCACCCAAGGAAAAAGATCCACAGGACACGCTGATTTTTCACCGAAAAGGGACAAGCATTAAAAGCCAGCCCCCAAAGCAGGAAGAATCACCACGGGAAGATTGTGACAACATAAATTTAGAAAAGCAGCTGTTCCCGCCTAAGGGAGAGTTAGATCATACTCCAGAGGAAGAACAGATTAATAAATTTTATACCTTTAGTCAGAAGAATGAAGAGTTTCAGAAGTTATTGGATAAGGAGTATGAGCGATTAAAGCGAATACCGGAGCCTGCTTACCGAGACGTGGCGCAAATGGCTTTCAATTTAGAGAAACTGGAGCAAGACTGGGCAGCGGAGCCGCCCATTGGACTGATTAGAGACACGCTAGGGGCGATGCCTGCCTTGGGAGGTGCAGCCGGACTGGTTGGGGGCTTAGTCGATTTGACTTTGCCAGAGGGTCCGGAGGACACGGAAAGTCCAAGTCAAACAATAACAGTGGTGGAACCAGAGGCTTCCGAGAAGGTCTCTTCGGTCAGCACGCTTGAACATCAGGAGCTACCCTTGGCACCAGCTGAAAAACAGGATAAGAGTGAAAGTCAAACTGACAGGGACAGTCCGGTTCAACCAGTGCCGAAGGAAGAAGAAACAACCTTGTCTTCTGAGGGTGTTTGGCCGCAGCAGGAGGGAGAATCTGCTGTGGAGACCAGCCCTCAACTTGATGAATTGGACCTGTTCTCGCAAGAAGAGCGGACCGGATCGACAGAGGCGTCCGCTCCATCAGAGGATTTTCAGCCCCTTCCTTGGGACAGTATAGAAAGTCCGTTACAGGAGTTTATCGATGAGGATAAGGGAAAGAAACTGTCCCCTGCACTGATTCTGCTGGCGATTATCATTGCTTTACTGGCGTTCGAGATTACCGTGTTGGGAATTAAATACTTTGCACCGGAGACCAAGGCCGCAACATTTATTAATGATAGACTGGGGCTGGCGGTCAACTGGGTGGACAAGTTGGGCGACGATCAGAAGCAGGGAGAAAAGAAAAAAACGGATCAACAGGAGACGGCAGATAAAGAGGTTGCAGCTCAAACAGCAAAGCCTTCTCCGGTGGATACAACGCCGAACCAAGACAAAAATGCGCTGGTGGAAGAAGCGTTGAATGACAGCGGCAACATTAATATCCAGTATGTGATGGCCGATGCTACTCTGGCATATGATAAAAATAGGGATTATGGGAACGAAAATATAAATAATTCCCAGCCCATTGAAAATAATATCTGGTATGAGAAGGAAGACGGCAGTCCAGTTTATTACGACAAGGAGATTGTCAAAACCCTTATCCAGTTCGATTCCGCGTGGATCAACTACGTAAACCAAAAAGATGAGGCGGTTTTTGACTTTCTGAAAGAAGGGTCTTCAGCCTATAAGGATGCCAAGAACTCTTCTTTGGTGGGGAAGGTGACAGAAACCTTTGACACTTTACGGATTGGAGAAATTCGCCAAGGAGCCAGTGGTTTTTACTTGTGGGCATATGAAGAGATTACTATAACCAAAGCGGGAAAGCCCAAGACCAGGAAATACAATTATATTTATTACTTAGAACCGATAGAAAAGCAGATGAAGGTGGTCCGTTCAACGAGCCTCTAG
- a CDS encoding radical SAM protein, translating into MNTIKQKLESFGMDRLLEYLDANPEKNMPKIFNWLKKLDTGNYYSGAFQAAHKAVLEPDNIWNHYLLSLFTDIDQDVRRTFFKNFLVHSVLKGSQVRKHLEKQYDCNIPWTLLMDPTSACNLHCKGCWASEYGSGLSLSYQQLDDIIQQGKSLGMYMYIYTGGEPLMRKNDIIRLCEKHDDCIFLSFTNGTLIDDAFAKEMLRVKNFIPAISVEGFESDTDMRRGNGTYLKVIEAMALLKSYKLPFGFSACYHRQNAEIIGSESYIDDMIQRGCKFGWLFTYMPVGTSALPELMATAKQREFLYRQIRQFRQNKPIFTMDFWNDGEYVNGCIAGGRCYLHINANGDIDPCAFIHYSDSNIKEKTLLEALRSPLFMEYRRHQPFNENLLRVCPLLDNPGALAQMVRASGAHSTDLESPEDVDDLTEKCRSCAHHWQVTADHLWQEKKDTSQL; encoded by the coding sequence GTGAATACAATAAAACAAAAGCTTGAAAGCTTCGGCATGGATAGGCTTCTGGAATATTTGGACGCTAATCCTGAAAAGAATATGCCGAAAATCTTTAACTGGCTGAAGAAATTAGACACCGGTAACTATTACAGCGGTGCTTTCCAGGCGGCCCATAAGGCCGTCCTAGAACCGGACAACATATGGAACCACTATTTGCTCAGTCTATTTACTGATATCGATCAAGATGTCCGGCGAACTTTTTTTAAAAACTTTTTGGTACATTCTGTTCTCAAAGGGTCCCAGGTACGAAAACATCTGGAAAAACAGTACGACTGTAACATTCCTTGGACTCTGCTCATGGATCCTACCTCAGCCTGCAATCTTCATTGCAAGGGCTGTTGGGCTTCGGAATATGGCAGCGGTCTCTCTCTGTCTTATCAACAGCTGGATGACATTATCCAGCAAGGCAAATCGCTGGGCATGTATATGTATATCTATACCGGCGGAGAACCGCTGATGAGAAAAAACGATATAATCCGCCTTTGCGAAAAGCACGACGACTGCATCTTCTTGTCTTTTACCAATGGCACTCTTATAGACGATGCCTTTGCCAAGGAAATGCTGCGGGTTAAAAACTTTATTCCCGCTATCAGTGTGGAAGGCTTTGAAAGCGATACCGATATGCGCCGGGGGAACGGCACGTATTTAAAGGTGATCGAGGCCATGGCTCTTTTAAAGTCCTATAAACTGCCTTTCGGGTTTTCGGCCTGTTACCACAGGCAAAATGCAGAGATTATCGGCAGTGAAAGTTACATAGATGATATGATTCAGCGTGGCTGTAAATTTGGCTGGCTGTTCACTTACATGCCTGTAGGCACCTCCGCTCTGCCAGAACTGATGGCCACCGCCAAACAGCGGGAATTTCTCTATCGGCAGATTCGTCAATTCCGCCAAAATAAACCTATTTTTACGATGGATTTCTGGAATGACGGTGAATACGTAAATGGCTGCATTGCCGGAGGCCGATGCTATTTGCACATTAACGCGAACGGAGATATTGATCCCTGTGCCTTTATTCACTATTCCGATTCCAACATCAAGGAGAAAACCTTACTAGAGGCCTTGCGCTCTCCCTTGTTTATGGAATACCGCCGCCACCAGCCTTTTAATGAAAACTTACTGCGGGTCTGCCCCCTTTTAGATAATCCAGGGGCCCTTGCTCAGATGGTCCGGGCTTCCGGTGCCCATTCCACAGATCTGGAATCTCCCGAGGACGTGGATGACCTGACCGAAAAATGCCGAAGCTGCGCCCATCATTGGCAAGTCACAGCAGACCACCTCTGGCAGGAAAAAAAGGATACTTCTCAGCTATAG
- a CDS encoding sigma-54 interaction domain-containing protein, whose amino-acid sequence MEFKKVINFDTFSRIIDSSYDGLTYTDENGIIIFVNSSYCDITGIREDFLLGKSIYSLADMKYPISQMVIKVFEDKQSLSEAIQYNNSEKEVLVTVTPVYDGDKVFKGVIVNVRDLTNLFNLRKELTLINAKYAAEVEKKKKVYQELQKQKDQNEKLIIRLNNMLQSFDNFSFGGNSKQAHKLLELAYRISSVDSTILITGESGVGKEVFCRMVHSFFDTTKPLVKISCGAIPENLMESELFGHEPGAFTGAGKSVKKGIFELAQDGIIFLDEVGELSLYLQVKLLTVLQDRKFYRVGGTKEIHTNARIIAATNRNLKEEVAKGNFRSDLYYRLNVVPVHIPALRERKEDVVLLANQHLANLNEKNNTDIKISFELQKILEEYSWPGNIRELNNIVERMYVFNEDGLLTANNLPEELQGIAEEKNVLESERHRSLKAALDSFESRFILNNMDDSLSLSDIADKLSISLSTLERKIEKYGLQRRYKKGGREGEVK is encoded by the coding sequence ATGGAATTCAAAAAAGTTATAAATTTTGATACATTTAGCCGCATTATTGACTCCTCTTACGATGGTCTTACTTATACAGATGAGAACGGAATCATCATATTTGTCAATAGTTCTTACTGTGATATAACCGGGATAAGGGAGGACTTTTTGCTTGGAAAGTCCATTTATTCTCTGGCAGATATGAAATACCCTATTTCGCAAATGGTGATAAAAGTATTTGAAGACAAGCAGAGCTTATCAGAGGCAATCCAGTATAATAACTCGGAGAAAGAGGTGCTGGTTACAGTTACACCAGTTTATGACGGAGATAAGGTTTTTAAAGGAGTCATTGTAAATGTTAGAGACCTCACCAATTTGTTTAATTTGAGGAAAGAATTAACCTTAATCAATGCAAAATATGCAGCAGAAGTGGAAAAGAAGAAAAAAGTATATCAAGAACTTCAAAAGCAAAAAGATCAGAATGAAAAGTTAATAATCAGGCTTAATAATATGCTCCAGAGCTTTGATAATTTCAGCTTTGGTGGAAACAGTAAGCAGGCCCACAAATTGTTGGAACTGGCCTATCGCATATCAAGTGTGGATTCCACCATTCTTATAACCGGCGAATCGGGTGTGGGAAAAGAAGTTTTTTGCAGAATGGTACACAGCTTTTTTGACACAACCAAGCCCTTAGTGAAAATATCCTGTGGAGCAATTCCGGAGAACCTTATGGAGTCCGAATTGTTTGGTCACGAACCCGGCGCGTTTACCGGCGCAGGCAAGAGCGTAAAAAAAGGCATTTTTGAGTTGGCACAAGACGGAATCATCTTTCTGGATGAAGTGGGGGAACTATCTTTATATTTACAGGTAAAGCTTCTTACTGTTTTACAAGATCGGAAATTTTACAGAGTGGGAGGAACCAAAGAGATTCATACGAATGCCCGCATTATTGCGGCCACAAACCGTAACCTGAAGGAAGAGGTGGCTAAAGGGAATTTCAGAAGTGACTTATACTATAGACTTAATGTTGTACCCGTTCATATCCCTGCCCTTCGGGAAAGAAAAGAGGATGTTGTCCTTTTGGCGAATCAGCATTTGGCAAATCTGAATGAAAAAAACAATACAGACATTAAAATCAGTTTTGAGCTGCAAAAGATTTTGGAGGAGTATAGCTGGCCGGGAAATATCCGGGAACTAAATAACATTGTAGAGCGTATGTATGTATTTAACGAGGACGGGTTGCTTACCGCCAATAATCTGCCGGAAGAACTACAAGGCATAGCGGAAGAAAAAAATGTATTGGAGTCGGAGAGGCATCGCAGTTTAAAAGCAGCTTTAGATTCCTTTGAATCGAGATTTATTTTAAATAATATGGATGATAGTTTGTCTTTAAGTGACATTGCCGATAAATTGAGCATTAGTCTTTCCACGTTAGAACGTAAAATCGAGAAATATGGATTGCAGAGGCGCTATAAGAAAGGAGGCAGAGAGGGGGAAGTGAAATAG
- the buk gene encoding butyrate kinase → MYKCFVINLGSTSTKVAYYEDEQCIKKETIDHPVAEISTFASFWEQDEYRTKLIEAFIADNGIAMDQLDAIVSRGGHTRPLESGTYRVNEEMLAQQASGQWGNHPSDLGSRIAYRMCQSCKAIPLIVDPPVTDEFEPIARISGHPLIERRSCFHALSQKATAKRYARENGLNYEDLNLVIAHLGGGISVAPHKKGRMIDGENGLEGDGAFSTNRTGSLPVGDLVRLCFSGKYTYNELIKMINGNGGLMAYMGTADVREVEEKSKTDQQAALYMDAMIYQVCKQIGGMATVLCGDIDAILLTGGIANSEYVVSKIKERCATIATIVVYPGENEMESLARGAVDGLRGIVPIREFRA, encoded by the coding sequence ATGTATAAATGTTTTGTTATAAATTTAGGATCAACATCTACAAAGGTAGCCTATTACGAGGATGAACAGTGCATTAAAAAAGAAACTATCGATCATCCTGTCGCAGAAATAAGCACTTTTGCGAGCTTTTGGGAACAAGACGAGTATCGGACAAAGCTTATTGAGGCTTTTATTGCAGATAATGGGATTGCTATGGATCAGTTAGATGCTATTGTGAGCCGTGGGGGGCATACCCGGCCGCTGGAAAGCGGCACTTATCGAGTAAATGAAGAGATGCTCGCACAGCAGGCCAGCGGACAATGGGGAAATCATCCCAGTGACCTTGGCAGTAGAATTGCCTATAGAATGTGCCAATCCTGCAAGGCAATACCACTTATTGTGGACCCGCCGGTCACCGATGAGTTTGAGCCAATTGCTCGGATTTCAGGGCATCCGCTGATTGAGAGAAGAAGCTGCTTTCACGCACTGAGCCAAAAAGCGACGGCCAAAAGGTATGCTAGGGAGAACGGTCTGAATTATGAAGATTTAAATTTGGTCATTGCCCATTTGGGCGGAGGTATTTCTGTAGCACCGCATAAAAAAGGGCGAATGATTGACGGGGAAAATGGTTTGGAGGGGGACGGTGCCTTTTCAACAAACCGTACAGGCTCACTTCCGGTAGGTGATCTGGTAAGACTTTGCTTTTCCGGCAAATATACTTATAATGAGCTTATTAAAATGATAAATGGAAATGGCGGCCTGATGGCCTATATGGGGACCGCTGATGTCAGGGAAGTAGAGGAAAAATCGAAAACGGACCAGCAGGCAGCTTTGTATATGGACGCTATGATTTATCAAGTATGCAAGCAAATTGGCGGGATGGCTACCGTTCTCTGCGGAGACATAGATGCCATTCTTCTTACAGGAGGGATTGCAAATTCAGAGTATGTCGTGAGCAAAATAAAAGAGCGCTGTGCAACGATTGCGACTATAGTTGTATACCCTGGGGAGAATGAAATGGAATCTCTCGCCAGAGGTGCGGTAGATGGGCTGAGGGGTATTGTGCCGATTAGAGAGTTTCGCGCTTAG
- a CDS encoding bifunctional enoyl-CoA hydratase/phosphate acetyltransferase: MKSFQQLLEFAQKNESKRIVVPAADDLEVLEVIAKAEEYDLADFILIGNREKIKTLSDENGFKLKADVIDERDHKKAADLAVDLVSEGKAETVMKGMLHSSVFLKAVLNKEKSLNVGKHITQISVVEKNKEDGFLLITDCAITVNPDLKGKQEVIENAVLLAQKLGIDIPKVAVLASLEVVNPEMQDTMDAAVLSKMAERGQIKGCVVDGPFAFDNAISEEAAKAKGIASPVAGNADIIVVPNLTVGNTLTKSITYIAKKTVAAATVGTSVPIIFTSRTESMEGKLLSIALAVC; the protein is encoded by the coding sequence ATGAAAAGTTTTCAACAGCTGTTGGAATTTGCTCAAAAGAATGAATCAAAACGAATTGTGGTGCCGGCGGCTGATGATTTGGAGGTGCTGGAAGTCATTGCAAAAGCAGAGGAATATGATTTGGCTGACTTTATTTTAATCGGAAATCGGGAAAAGATTAAAACCCTGTCTGACGAAAATGGATTCAAATTGAAAGCCGACGTGATTGATGAAAGAGATCATAAGAAAGCAGCAGATTTGGCTGTGGATTTGGTTTCAGAAGGAAAAGCCGAAACCGTCATGAAAGGCATGCTGCATTCTTCCGTATTTCTTAAAGCGGTGCTCAATAAAGAGAAAAGCTTAAATGTCGGAAAGCATATTACCCAGATTTCTGTCGTAGAAAAGAACAAGGAGGACGGATTCTTATTGATTACAGATTGTGCCATAACGGTCAATCCCGATCTAAAGGGAAAACAAGAGGTTATTGAAAATGCAGTTTTATTAGCACAGAAATTAGGCATAGACATTCCCAAGGTTGCTGTTTTAGCTTCTTTAGAAGTAGTGAATCCGGAAATGCAGGACACGATGGATGCGGCAGTTCTGAGCAAAATGGCAGAGCGGGGACAGATCAAAGGCTGTGTCGTAGATGGTCCGTTTGCCTTTGATAATGCTATCTCAGAAGAAGCCGCCAAAGCAAAAGGAATCGCTAGTCCGGTAGCAGGAAATGCGGATATCATTGTGGTACCGAATCTGACGGTGGGAAATACGCTTACAAAATCTATAACCTATATTGCAAAAAAGACAGTTGCGGCGGCCACGGTGGGCACTTCGGTGCCAATTATTTTTACGTCCCGGACGGAGTCTATGGAAGGAAAGCTCTTATCTATTGCGTTGGCAGTATGTTGA
- a CDS encoding BKACE family enzyme has product MSKKKRKIIVTAALTGAFQGKEANPNLPEQPDEIAQAAYECYNAGAAIVHLHARDKEGISSNDPKIYSEINSQIKAKCSIITQNSTAPANRPGSAAEDGMALLYAEDVFLPDMCSLDCSLIATSWKDRTFIYEWTRDFLIKSAQRMKELSIKPELEVFNPTSIEDVVKYVYPQGVLDDPISFSFVMGMDKVSQGAMEFTIENLMHIISKVPGDSLYGTMAIGANQLPATVFTMLAGGNVRVGFEDNVYYRKGELATSNAQLVERIVNLAHEFGFEVATPEEARQILKLSQRA; this is encoded by the coding sequence ATGTCAAAAAAGAAAAGAAAGATTATTGTTACCGCTGCCCTAACCGGCGCATTCCAAGGAAAAGAAGCCAATCCAAATCTACCGGAACAACCAGATGAAATCGCCCAAGCTGCATACGAATGCTATAACGCTGGCGCTGCTATTGTTCATCTGCATGCACGGGACAAAGAGGGAATTTCTTCAAATGACCCTAAAATTTACAGTGAAATTAACTCACAGATTAAAGCAAAATGCTCCATTATCACACAGAACTCCACGGCTCCTGCAAATAGACCGGGCTCCGCAGCCGAGGATGGCATGGCTTTACTCTATGCAGAAGATGTTTTTCTTCCTGATATGTGCTCCCTGGACTGCTCGCTGATTGCTACATCCTGGAAGGACCGAACCTTTATCTATGAATGGACTCGGGATTTCTTAATTAAATCTGCTCAGAGAATGAAGGAACTTTCCATTAAACCAGAATTAGAAGTCTTCAACCCAACTTCCATCGAAGATGTCGTGAAATATGTATATCCCCAAGGCGTTCTTGATGATCCCATTTCTTTTAGTTTTGTAATGGGCATGGACAAAGTCAGTCAGGGTGCCATGGAGTTTACAATAGAAAATCTTATGCACATCATTTCAAAAGTGCCTGGGGATTCCCTATACGGCACCATGGCAATCGGTGCAAACCAACTGCCGGCTACCGTTTTCACCATGCTTGCCGGCGGAAATGTGCGAGTTGGCTTTGAAGATAATGTTTACTATCGCAAAGGTGAATTAGCGACCTCTAATGCACAGCTAGTAGAACGGATTGTCAATCTGGCGCACGAATTTGGCTTTGAGGTTGCCACTCCTGAGGAAGCAAGACAAATTTTGAAGCTGTCTCAGCGTGCTTAA
- a CDS encoding CoA transferase subunit A — translation MINKLKTAYEAIELIPDGAVVMVGGFMACGTPEILIDALVEKNVRNLTIICNDAGVPGRGVGKLLANGQIKTLIASHVGLNPEVAQRMNTEVADDRLECVLVPQGTLAERIRAGGAGLGGILTPTGIGTLVAEGKQVINMGGKDYLLESPLKADFALIRGSLTDKSGNTTYNGTTRNFNPLMATAANYVIVGSCEIVETGEIDPNNVVTSAIFVDAVVGGEQPWQI, via the coding sequence ATGATAAACAAATTAAAAACTGCATATGAGGCCATCGAACTCATACCTGACGGTGCGGTGGTCATGGTCGGCGGATTCATGGCCTGTGGGACTCCGGAAATCCTCATAGACGCTCTGGTTGAAAAGAATGTTCGCAATCTGACCATTATTTGCAACGATGCAGGAGTTCCTGGCAGAGGGGTAGGAAAACTTCTCGCCAATGGGCAGATTAAGACATTAATTGCCTCCCACGTAGGGTTGAATCCAGAAGTCGCACAGCGAATGAACACAGAGGTGGCGGATGACAGGCTGGAATGCGTCTTGGTGCCTCAAGGCACGCTGGCAGAACGAATACGCGCAGGCGGAGCCGGTCTCGGCGGAATCCTTACGCCGACAGGAATCGGAACCCTCGTAGCCGAGGGCAAGCAGGTTATCAACATGGGCGGCAAGGATTATCTTCTGGAAAGCCCACTGAAAGCTGACTTCGCTCTAATCAGAGGCTCCCTTACCGATAAATCCGGAAACACTACCTACAATGGAACAACGAGAAACTTTAATCCACTTATGGCAACGGCAGCCAATTATGTCATAGTCGGGTCTTGCGAAATTGTGGAAACCGGTGAAATTGATCCAAATAACGTAGTAACTTCAGCTATATTTGTAGACGCCGTCGTAGGAGGAGAACAACCTTGGCAGATATAA
- a CDS encoding 3-oxoacid CoA-transferase subunit B: protein MADIKEIIAARVAKEMHNGDVVNLGIGLPTMVANFLPKDVHIILQSENGIMGMGSASEKGRENIDVVNAGAQYVTVNAGAMFFDSATSFGIIRGGHVDATILGALEVDEHGNLANWIIPGKMVPGMGGAMDLVVGAKKVIVAMRHTQKGAHKILKKCRLPYTAIGVVNMIITEMAVMEITKDGLLLTELHHDYTLEQVQEATEAKLIIHPDLKSF, encoded by the coding sequence TTGGCAGATATAAAAGAAATCATAGCGGCCAGAGTCGCAAAAGAAATGCATAATGGAGATGTCGTAAACCTTGGGATAGGACTTCCTACTATGGTGGCCAACTTTTTGCCCAAGGATGTACATATTATTCTTCAGTCAGAAAATGGGATCATGGGTATGGGCTCTGCTTCGGAAAAAGGCCGGGAAAACATTGATGTGGTAAATGCTGGCGCACAGTATGTAACCGTAAATGCCGGCGCCATGTTCTTTGACAGTGCCACCTCTTTCGGAATCATCCGGGGCGGCCATGTGGACGCAACAATTTTAGGCGCCCTTGAAGTAGATGAACACGGTAACCTGGCAAACTGGATTATTCCAGGCAAGATGGTTCCCGGCATGGGCGGTGCTATGGATTTGGTGGTCGGTGCAAAAAAAGTAATAGTCGCCATGCGGCATACGCAGAAAGGTGCTCATAAGATTCTTAAGAAATGCCGACTCCCATATACGGCAATCGGCGTGGTAAACATGATTATTACGGAAATGGCTGTAATGGAAATCACAAAGGATGGCCTTCTGTTGACGGAACTGCACCATGATTATACCCTTGAGCAGGTGCAGGAGGCAACGGAAGCAAAACTCATTATCCACCCT